ACTCTGACTGAAGCTAGCCCGGAACGACTGGTCGCCACCATGCCAGTTCCGGGTAACCGGCAGCCCTACGGGTTGCTGCATGGCGGAGCCAACGCAGTTCTGGCGGAAACCATCGGATCCATACACTGCGCTCTGCTGGCACCCGACGGAACTTTTCCGGTGGGCATCGAAATATCGTGTAGCCATCACCGGTCAGCCCGTGATGGCACTGTCACAGCTGTCTGCGAACCGATCAGCTCCGGCAAGACGCTGGCGACCATGTCGATCACCATTACCGACGACAACGGGCAGTTGTGCTGCACGGCACGATTGACTTGTCTGTTCCGGCCAGCCAACTGAATGTCAGGTGTCAGCCAGTTCAGTGATGATCATCTTGGTTGACTCATTCCTGCGCGTCTGAGCGATCGCAGCATCCAGTGATGACCAGCCGCT
This Actinomycetes bacterium DNA region includes the following protein-coding sequences:
- a CDS encoding PaaI family thioesterase, which gives rise to MDSDFDGAAFIAGVNQNLGELATTMGVTLTEASPERLVATMPVPGNRQPYGLLHGGANAVLAETIGSIHCALLAPDGTFPVGIEISCSHHRSARDGTVTAVCEPISSGKTLATMSITITDDNGQLCCTARLTCLFRPAN